TGTGCACCAGCCTGGTTTCCCATCAAACTCAGCTCAGCTTTTAGACAATCTCCTTcacttctgctcctgctgctctgcccagccagtctcGCAGCCTCTCGGGGTGCTCCCAGCTGGAGATGTGCCTTCATGCCGCAACCCAGCGTGGCTCCTTTGCTCCACATCGAggagctgcttctccagcttcagcaggagccaggctgAGCTTTGCTGCAAGGGAAGATCTGCCTGTGCCAGAGCACAGCTCAGTCCTGGGCTCGGGGACGATGAGCCTTCCTTTCCATAGGGACCCCAGAAGAGAGATAGGGCGGTCCTTGTGCCCGATGGGAGCAGAAGAAGAGGATTTAAGGTGCAACTGCCTGGGCACCATCTTTCTGCATGCTGCAAGCTCCAGATGGCCACCAGCCCTGAAGTCTCCTGCTAGGAGCTCTGCTCTTAAGGCAAAGCCTCCTGGTAACTGGCCTGTAACCCCCCCGGAGTCAAAGCAGGGCTGGCACCCCCAGGTAGGGTAGGGGACAGCTTCCAGTACCCAAAATGCAtctgcctccttttttcctggTGAGCAGAGGGGACACTGAGTCCTAGGGAACCCCATACTCACCCATGCTGCATCCCCTTTATCAGGCTGCTGCCTTGACCACATCCCCACCAGGAACAAGCTGCAGGCCAGATCCAGCTGTCCCCATGCCGTGCTCAGCCAGGAGCATCCCACTCTGCTTCCCAGCACCACCCATCAGCAACTCCCTATATTGCCCCAGCACCTGCATCAGGCACTGATGTAccacccccccccgggtgcAAGATGCTCGTGCCCCCCCAGCTTGGGGGGAGCCCTGCACTCAGGCACAAAGCCAGCAGTCTGGATAATTACAGAAGCTTAATTAGTGACAGCAGGGTGCTTTCTTaacaaagcaaattaattaCAGGCAATGATGTGCTGCATTGAGATCTGAAGGGACTAATGAAGACCAGGGCCACCTGGGCTGGCATCACCCACCCACGGGGACACAGCGTAGCTCATGCTGCAGAGTCCTCATGGCTTGGCAGGGACACGTTGTGCAGCCGGGATTGGGATGTCACCACTAACCTGCTGGGGGGACAAGCCCTCTGCAGAGCATGGGGACAAAACCAGTCCCTGTTTGGGGTCACGTTGTCACCTAGGTTTGGTGACAGGCTTCATGACACCCCCTGCCTCGGGGTGGCCCACGGGGAGGAAGCCAGCGTGCccagcaaaatacaaaatacgGGACCACCCTGAAACTGTGGTATCATGGAGCATCTGTGCTCAGCACCTGCAGGATTTTCTGGGGTCGAGGGCTGGGATGTGCAGAAGAAACCATTCTGGGAAGCATGGAGCTCACAGCCTCTCCTCCATCACATCGTAGTACTCTGCGGAGAGAAAAGGGGACCTGGAGGACGTGCAAGGGCCACCTCCAGGACCCAATGGATGGAGGGAACAGAGAGGGCTCAGCCTTTGACTGGGGGCTGCCCGGTTGATGCACACACGAGGGCAAGATGTCCCTCActgagggacatggggagaACGTGTCCTTACCCGATGCTGGTGGGACGTTGGCTCCCACGGTCCCTGTGGCgctggggggtggaggggggggcaCTGCGTTGCTGGAGAGGAGCAAGGACAGGAGTGAGTGCTGGCCTAGTATTGCTCCTTGTGTCCCAGCTTGGGCTGGAAGTCCTGTtacaccaggggctgcagggacacacatgcagccctgtgctgggtgCCACAAAGCAGCACCCTCGTTACTCACACCTCCCCATCTTCAGCTGGTAAGTCTGTGCCCAGGTACCGCATGGCCGCCGGCCCCCAATCCCACACCGGGACCGGCCATGCCAGGATAGGAGCAGGACCAGGGTAGGGGATGTAGTGATGGTGGAAAAccacagcctcctcttcctctccgGTCTGCAAAGGCACCACCGTCGCCTGTGGGGAGGAACAAAAGGCAGGGCTGTTCCAGGCCCCTTTTGGCAGCCATCTCCCCGGGGCACTACTCCCCAAAGGACCAGCGAGAGAGTTCCCATAGAGCCGTGCTTGGCTGAGATGCCGCCAGCATGGTGCGGCTCTCCCGTGGTCCAGCTGGGTGGGCTCAATCCCACACAAAGCCCCATGGTCAGCCAGCATGGGAACCCAGctgctggggacacagggaggTGGCAGCCCCACAGATGGGACCTCAAAACGCTGCTGGGAAGAGCCCATTTGATCCAGCTGCTGAGATGTGACAGGCAGGGTCCGGTCTTGGCCAGCGTGGTGagctggtgggtgctgggtgtgcAGCACAGGAGGATGCACGCCTAGAGATGCCAGCTGGCAGCGAGCAAGGCAGCTGCCCTTGGCCCAGCTCTCACCCCTGCCGAGAAAGCAGCAGTTGTTCCCCCTGCCCACGGAGATGAAATGTTTAATATGATTTTTGTTCAAGATGgacttttaaatgaaagccCTTGCAGAGCCATCCTGCCTAATGAATAGTGCTCAGCCTCGCTACTCGGCCGCCACAGCCCAGCGCTGCACCCTGCCCGTGCCGCAGCACACAGGGAGGGTCCTGGCTCTTCCTGGCTCGGCTAAATCACCTCCAAGCAGGCTGGATGTGATCTGTGCTGGCAGAGCTCGGGGTCAAACAAGCACAAAGAGCCCCAAAACCCCAAGGGGCTGCAGAACCTGGGCTGAGATGGGCTGAGACCACCCAGCTTCTGCACCTGGAGGGGTCTCACGCTGTGCCAAAGCAGGACATGGGCACCCTGCTCTCCTGAGCAGCTCTGGAAAGGTCCCTGTGCCCATCTCTTTGGTCCTTTTGGTCCTTTGGTCCTTGATCCTTTGCCCATCAAGCATCCCTGACCCTTacctgggcagcagctggggatggTCCAAACCCGAAGGACGTCAGTGCCGACACAGCCAGGCTGTTCATCACCACCTGGTGCATTTGGGAATTTTGAATCATCATCAACTCGATTAAATCTGCCAGAGAGTAAGGGGCTCTGTGTCGGAGAGGGATCAGAGCAAGGGCACCAGAAACGTGGCCATGGGATGAGTGCCTGGGATGGGGCGGCACCAAGGCTTGTCCCTGTGCCCAAGCGGTGGGAGCTAAGCCAAACTCCCACCCACCCCAATTTGGAAGGCCCATGTGGcacttaaaaattgttttgcttggataaagctttaaaatagccatatttcagccttttcttaTTTGCAAATGTGATTAAACATCTGGTCTGGCTTGCTGAAGGCTGCTCACAAAAGGTGATTAGTGGTGCTGGAGGCATCAGACTTTCCGCCCATTTGGAGGAGAATTGCTCTGGTCCTGGCAGCGCTCAGCGGCTTGGCAAGCCTCTGCCTTGGCACCAGGCAGCAGAGCCGGTGTCCGGGGGGTGGCACCACATGGGGAGCACGCCAGGGTCGGCTCTGCTTTGCACCACATCATGAACGGGGGAGCTCAGAAACCTCCgaaggaggcaggagctggagctggaccgTGGGGGCCGATCACCTCTCCATTCCCAGGAGCAAGCACCTATGGAACTGGGtccaggagaggagcaggctggggatgCTTGGTGTCtcctcagcccctgcctggctccGCACGAGCAGCTGGGACCCGGAGCAGCCGTGCACATACAGGTTAGCATCCCAGCCCCCTTGGCTGGATGCCCAAGCCACGTTGCGGCTGCTGAGGGCAATCCGGCTGCAGGGGAAGCACGGCATCTGGCTCTgcatttccattaaaacatCCCCATTTACCACAGGCATGAAGTCCCCCTGCAAAATGCCTGTAAACCTGCTGGAGGGGCTGCCTCCAAGATCCCGCTGGCTTTGTGCATGAGACCCATGAGCCCCCATTAGCCAGAGCCATGGATAAAAAGAGGTTTGGGCTTCCACGTGTCCCACATGCCAGATCCCCaaatgctttcacagctgcagggacaggctccCAAGGCACCCATGAGGCAGCCGACCCTCCGGCGAGGAGCATTACAGCACAACCCGGGAGGTGGCCGGAGCCAGAGCCACGAGGAGGGAGCAGGCCAGCAGCCAGGCATTGAACTGGGAGGAGAAAGCACACGAAGGGCTGGCGGCTCTTAATGGATCCCACCTGTCCCACTGGAAAGGCAGCCAGCCCCCACTGCAGGGCTGTGAGGGGCCGGGCCAGGGTCTCCATTTTCTTCCCACCCCAATTTTGAGTGTGCCCTTTCCTCCgagtatttttaaagacagctcaaccttctcccctccccgcaAGACTGTATGGCTTCTCCCACAGCATGTCCCGGGGACCacaacccaccccccccacctctgctgtctgctcccccagcccagatTGCTGGATCCTGGGTTGCGCAAGGTTGGGTGAAGCCCTTATGGACAGTTGGTCTttgttcctgcctgctgcatcCCACAGGCTCTGGGGCTGGCACGTGTCTCCCTCCAGTCCCACCTAGCATGGCCAAGAAG
The sequence above is a segment of the Pelecanus crispus isolate bPelCri1 chromosome 18, bPelCri1.pri, whole genome shotgun sequence genome. Coding sequences within it:
- the PRR29 gene encoding proline-rich protein 29, with the protein product MEEGAVGDPHGIWGDTPAGTYVIPHRLRPGRSGGAVSVPQQPVMILQQLSRTAAALVPPAGPPQIRGAPYSLADLIELMMIQNSQMHQVVMNSLAVSALTSFGFGPSPAAAQATVVPLQTGEEEEAVVFHHHYIPYPGPAPILAWPVPVWDWGPAAMRYLGTDLPAEDGEVNAVPPPPPPSATGTVGANVPPASEYYDVMEERL